Proteins from one Leptospira bourretii genomic window:
- the mutL gene encoding DNA mismatch repair endonuclease MutL encodes MGIIHSLSADLINQIAAGEVIESTHSILKELIENSIDAGATKIEIATDSAGFGRILVSDNGHGIQKEDLPLAIKRYATSKIQDFHDLEHLFTFGFRGEALASIASVSRMVLESGTEGNRTAYRVTVDEGKIVKEEEIPFFLGTKIEIKDLFYNTPVRRKFLKTETGEEKKNRARVQTMAVSEPSIGFRYLQNGKEVLNVVPEDGLERVLSVYGENLRDHLLPVNSSRNGMTLRGWISHPDFYKSSRTGQFFFVNNRSVELKFSAQILKRCYGELLPSGAFPYAFLFFDLPREFVDVNVHPQKKEVRFLSEETITGILFQGITEVLRTSTPVEFLEMRRRLSMPIPYENRGGESTFGSGFGGPGFGFGVGQGMFGNLQTEGETLIGPSSIEGRQGYSLEGIGAGTNLHLLGENLTKHNLFVPKKHYGVLFETFILAEAEDGLYIIDQHTAHERIRYEEVLRDLKSKAYKSQSLLTPIRLELTKEEAEEMLEEKHRFSELGITLEPFSGGTILIREVPSYIDPGKETETILDLWERFKHKDPEDKELYDEMAKCVACRSAIKKGDQVSDPIIGELLQRLSYCENPSLCPHGRPTLIKLTRKDLETMFHRI; translated from the coding sequence ATGGGCATCATTCATTCACTCTCGGCGGACTTAATCAACCAAATTGCCGCCGGTGAGGTGATTGAGTCCACACATTCCATCTTAAAAGAACTCATCGAAAATTCCATCGATGCCGGTGCCACCAAAATCGAAATTGCAACCGATTCTGCTGGGTTTGGTCGTATCCTTGTTTCCGACAACGGACATGGAATCCAAAAAGAGGATTTGCCTCTTGCCATCAAACGTTATGCCACTTCCAAAATCCAAGACTTCCATGACTTAGAACATCTTTTCACTTTTGGATTTCGAGGCGAAGCTCTGGCTTCAATTGCCTCTGTTTCTCGGATGGTTTTGGAATCGGGAACTGAGGGAAATCGCACCGCTTACCGTGTGACAGTGGATGAAGGAAAAATCGTAAAAGAAGAAGAAATTCCTTTTTTTCTCGGAACCAAAATCGAAATCAAAGATTTGTTTTATAATACGCCTGTTAGGCGGAAATTTTTAAAAACGGAAACAGGAGAAGAGAAAAAAAATAGGGCACGCGTCCAAACCATGGCAGTCTCTGAACCGAGTATTGGGTTTCGGTATTTGCAGAATGGAAAGGAAGTTTTGAATGTAGTTCCCGAAGACGGCCTCGAACGCGTGTTATCTGTGTACGGCGAAAATCTCCGAGACCATCTTTTGCCAGTGAATTCCAGTCGCAACGGTATGACCCTTCGTGGTTGGATCTCCCATCCTGATTTTTATAAATCATCCCGCACGGGACAATTTTTCTTTGTGAACAACCGTTCCGTGGAATTAAAGTTTTCAGCACAAATTCTCAAACGTTGTTATGGGGAACTCCTTCCCAGTGGTGCCTTTCCTTATGCCTTTTTATTCTTTGATCTCCCTCGTGAATTTGTGGATGTGAATGTCCACCCACAGAAAAAGGAAGTTCGGTTTTTATCAGAAGAAACCATTACAGGAATTCTTTTCCAAGGGATTACAGAAGTTCTACGAACCTCGACCCCTGTGGAATTTTTAGAAATGCGCCGAAGGCTTTCCATGCCCATTCCTTATGAAAACCGAGGAGGGGAATCAACGTTTGGGTCTGGATTCGGTGGCCCTGGTTTTGGGTTTGGTGTCGGCCAAGGAATGTTTGGCAATCTCCAAACCGAAGGGGAAACACTGATTGGGCCAAGTTCCATTGAAGGAAGACAAGGGTATTCTCTAGAAGGCATCGGTGCTGGGACCAATTTACACTTATTAGGTGAGAATCTTACCAAACACAATTTGTTTGTCCCGAAAAAACACTATGGGGTTTTATTTGAAACCTTTATCTTAGCCGAAGCCGAAGACGGGCTCTATATCATCGACCAACATACGGCTCATGAAAGGATTCGTTACGAAGAAGTTTTGCGAGACCTAAAGTCCAAAGCCTATAAATCCCAAAGCCTACTCACACCCATTCGGTTGGAACTCACAAAAGAAGAAGCCGAAGAGATGTTAGAAGAAAAACATCGGTTTTCTGAACTGGGAATCACTCTCGAACCATTTTCAGGAGGCACCATTCTCATCCGGGAAGTCCCTTCTTATATTGATCCAGGAAAAGAAACCGAAACCATTTTGGATTTATGGGAAAGGTTCAAACACAAAGACCCGGAAGACAAAGAACTCTACGATGAAATGGCCAAATGTGTGGCTTGTCGTTCGGCCATTAAAAAAGGGGACCAGGTCTCTGATCCCATCATTGGGGAACTTTTACAACGATTGTCGTATTGTGAAAACCCTTCCCTTTGTCCTCATGGTCGGCCCACTCTCATCAAACTCACAAGAAAAGATTTGGAAACCATGTTTCACCGGATCTAG
- the purL gene encoding phosphoribosylformylglycinamidine synthase subunit PurL encodes MEKEKVSLEDAKEHGLTETEFVEIQKILGRMPNSTELGIFSAMWSEHCSYKNSILKLKTLPTKSDKLLAQAGEENAGAMDIGDGLAVVFKIESHNHPTAVEPYQGAATGVGGIMRDIFTMGARPITSLNSLRFGDPKEPRNKYLLTRAVKGIGDYGNSLGIAVGGGELFLHPTFTKNPLVNAMTVGIARHDQMASASTKGMVGNKVYIVGATTGRDGIHGASFASKDLTKESEEKRSAVQVGDPFMEKLLMEASLEAIQKNLLVGIQDMGAAGISCATSEMSAKGKTGMDVDLNKVPLRESDMNAYEIMLSESQERMLVIPETGKEEELVSIFHKWGLNAVEIGTVTGDGILRIRKDGKLKAEIPADSLVLGGGAPRYVREEKRPAYLDEVTKFDPTKINDLSKDTVSQTLNTLLASLNISSRRPLYEQYDTEVGLVKVVEPGEDGGLVRIPGTKKGIAVATDCNSRYTYLNPYEGAQIAVCESARNVASTGAEPYGVTNNLNFGNPYIPENYYIFSECVRGLGDACRFLGLPVTGGNVSFYNESPEGPVFPTPTIGMVGVIDDVAKGLHTYPRTENEVLYALVGEFQPTISASEYLYRFHGLDTGKIPTVSLVKEKASIDTLISCRKEGLLTSAKDLSLGGLLVALAKIVISGNRGLEVNLEELQKRFKRLDELCFGETGASFVVSFLPADEEKVKAKYTQAGLGFTTLGKSNSKSSLSVKGNGFQWEWTSKSLETEFESGLKAYFE; translated from the coding sequence ATGGAAAAAGAGAAAGTTAGTCTGGAAGATGCAAAAGAACACGGACTTACGGAAACTGAATTTGTAGAGATCCAAAAGATCTTAGGAAGAATGCCCAACTCCACAGAGCTTGGAATCTTCTCCGCCATGTGGTCGGAACACTGCTCTTATAAAAATTCAATTTTAAAATTAAAAACCCTTCCCACTAAATCGGATAAACTCCTCGCCCAAGCGGGGGAAGAAAATGCCGGAGCTATGGACATCGGGGATGGACTTGCGGTAGTCTTCAAAATCGAAAGCCACAACCACCCAACCGCCGTAGAACCTTACCAAGGTGCCGCCACTGGTGTTGGTGGGATCATGCGAGATATTTTCACTATGGGAGCTCGTCCCATCACATCACTCAACTCACTTAGGTTTGGTGATCCAAAAGAACCACGTAACAAGTATTTACTCACTCGTGCCGTCAAAGGAATCGGTGACTATGGCAACTCTCTTGGGATTGCTGTGGGAGGTGGCGAACTATTCCTCCATCCTACATTCACTAAAAATCCACTGGTGAATGCTATGACTGTGGGAATTGCTCGCCACGACCAAATGGCCTCTGCTTCTACCAAAGGAATGGTAGGAAACAAAGTTTATATCGTGGGTGCCACCACTGGCCGCGATGGAATCCACGGAGCGAGCTTCGCTTCCAAGGACCTCACCAAAGAATCGGAAGAAAAAAGATCCGCCGTGCAAGTCGGTGATCCCTTTATGGAAAAACTTCTGATGGAAGCATCCCTCGAAGCCATCCAAAAGAACCTCCTTGTGGGAATCCAAGACATGGGTGCTGCGGGAATTTCTTGTGCGACTTCGGAGATGAGTGCCAAAGGAAAAACCGGAATGGATGTGGACTTAAACAAAGTCCCTCTCCGTGAATCGGATATGAACGCTTATGAAATTATGCTCTCCGAATCCCAAGAACGAATGTTAGTCATTCCGGAAACCGGAAAGGAAGAAGAACTTGTTTCTATCTTTCACAAATGGGGACTGAATGCCGTAGAGATTGGAACGGTAACCGGTGACGGAATCCTTCGCATTCGAAAGGACGGAAAACTCAAAGCCGAAATCCCTGCTGACTCACTGGTCCTTGGTGGCGGTGCCCCAAGATATGTGAGAGAAGAAAAAAGACCGGCTTACCTGGATGAGGTGACAAAGTTTGATCCAACAAAAATTAATGACTTATCTAAAGACACGGTTTCCCAAACTCTAAACACCCTCCTTGCTTCTTTAAATATCAGCTCCAGAAGACCTCTCTATGAACAGTATGATACGGAAGTAGGACTTGTGAAAGTGGTAGAACCTGGGGAAGACGGGGGCCTTGTACGCATCCCTGGAACTAAAAAAGGAATTGCTGTCGCCACAGACTGTAACTCGCGTTACACTTACTTAAACCCATACGAAGGGGCTCAAATTGCCGTTTGCGAATCCGCTAGAAACGTTGCCTCTACGGGTGCAGAACCTTACGGGGTCACAAACAACCTAAACTTCGGAAATCCATACATCCCAGAAAACTATTATATCTTTAGTGAATGTGTGAGAGGACTTGGGGATGCCTGTCGTTTCCTTGGACTTCCCGTCACTGGTGGAAACGTATCTTTCTATAATGAATCGCCAGAGGGCCCTGTGTTCCCAACACCTACCATTGGTATGGTGGGAGTGATCGATGATGTAGCAAAAGGACTTCATACCTACCCTCGCACAGAAAATGAAGTTTTGTATGCCCTTGTGGGAGAATTCCAACCTACCATCTCCGCTTCCGAATACCTTTACCGGTTTCATGGCCTTGATACAGGTAAAATTCCAACTGTTTCTCTTGTTAAAGAAAAAGCAAGTATTGACACACTCATTTCTTGTCGCAAAGAAGGACTTCTCACTTCCGCCAAAGATCTGTCACTCGGTGGCCTCCTTGTGGCACTTGCAAAAATTGTGATTTCTGGAAATCGAGGACTGGAAGTAAACCTTGAAGAACTTCAAAAAAGATTCAAACGTCTCGACGAACTTTGTTTTGGTGAAACGGGAGCATCCTTTGTTGTCAGTTTCCTTCCCGCAGACGAAGAAAAAGTCAAAGCGAAATATACCCAAGCGGGACTTGGTTTTACTACGTTAGGTAAATCCAATTCCAAATCTTCCCTTTCTGTCAAAGGAAATGGATTCCAATGGGAATGGACTTCCAAATCGTTAGAAACAGAATTTGAATCCGGCCTGAAAGCTTATTTCGAATAG
- a CDS encoding flavin reductase family protein — protein sequence MPASIDQFKSSLSRWASGVCVITYESTEKKGGITVSSFSSVSLEPPLVLFCLAKDSSAKEPIEKAGNFVVNILSSEQKQISADFASGSLDKAVVLEGLKPGTLSTGAPVLPDSLASLDCTVNQTIDAGDHWIFIGLVEAVVTRDGSPLLYFNRNYRELV from the coding sequence ATGCCCGCATCCATCGACCAGTTTAAATCTTCACTTTCGCGTTGGGCCAGTGGAGTTTGTGTGATCACTTATGAATCCACAGAGAAAAAAGGAGGAATCACTGTTTCTAGTTTTTCTTCTGTTTCCCTCGAACCGCCGTTAGTTTTATTCTGTTTGGCCAAAGATTCCAGTGCCAAAGAACCTATCGAAAAAGCTGGAAACTTCGTGGTGAATATTCTTTCTTCCGAACAAAAACAAATTTCCGCTGATTTTGCTTCTGGTTCCCTGGACAAAGCGGTTGTTTTGGAAGGACTAAAACCAGGAACCCTCTCCACCGGAGCCCCAGTTTTACCGGATTCGTTGGCCTCACTTGACTGTACAGTGAACCAAACCATCGATGCTGGGGACCACTGGATTTTCATTGGTCTTGTGGAAGCAGTAGTGACGAGAGATGGATCTCCCCTCCTCTATTTCAATCGCAATTATAGAGAACTTGTTTAA
- a CDS encoding Fur family transcriptional regulator yields MKALTKHRELIFNDLKERKDHPTAKMVFESVRGKADKISFATVYNSLEYLVEHKMVNKLNIESDSVRYDAFLDDHSHLLCSDCGKILDVPPLKLSADTDWQGLGFQVKHVDIVVSGTCSSCHS; encoded by the coding sequence ATGAAAGCACTCACAAAACACAGAGAACTAATTTTTAATGACCTAAAAGAAAGAAAAGACCACCCGACAGCAAAGATGGTTTTTGAATCCGTTCGGGGAAAAGCTGACAAAATTAGTTTTGCCACCGTTTACAATTCCTTAGAATATTTAGTGGAACACAAGATGGTAAACAAACTCAATATCGAATCGGATTCGGTTCGTTATGATGCCTTTTTGGATGACCACTCTCATTTGCTTTGCAGTGACTGCGGAAAAATTTTGGATGTTCCTCCTTTGAAACTCAGTGCAGACACAGATTGGCAAGGTTTGGGTTTTCAGGTGAAACACGTGGACATCGTGGTTTCCGGCACCTGTTCTTCCTGCCATTCCTAG